A region from the Thermoplasmatales archaeon genome encodes:
- the fpoH_1 gene encoding FPO subunit H: MNILLRLQELFSPLGHLVSYTLAYLFESLFLVIFVTISLIVMIYVFRKYMARIQQRIGPNRVGKFGLLQLIADALKLVGKENILPKKRDDLPYKLAPAIVFVSLVLSFTILPYGDFFYLGSFTVTHSEVTIILLFGIIAIMPIGELLAGISSANKYALLGALRAVAKDVSFEIPMMLSVLAIVMMASARTTSSLSLESIISSEFLPYGILEPIGLFVFFISMVARASYTPFDLGESDSELVSGHSTEYSGMRFGMFYMGMFGSIFLGSLIVSILYLGGPSGPFESSLGFIWLIIKGAILVLISFTVWLAMPRIRIDKFINFGWKYLIPIAMINLILAGIITLGWGL; the protein is encoded by the coding sequence ATGAATATATTGTTAAGACTTCAGGAACTTTTCTCGCCGCTTGGCCATCTGGTATCCTACACTCTGGCCTACCTGTTCGAGAGTTTATTCCTGGTAATTTTCGTCACTATAAGCTTGATCGTTATGATCTACGTATTCAGGAAGTACATGGCCAGGATTCAACAGAGAATAGGCCCAAACAGGGTAGGGAAATTTGGGCTGCTGCAGCTGATAGCTGACGCTCTAAAACTTGTTGGAAAAGAAAATATTCTTCCGAAGAAACGGGATGATCTTCCGTATAAATTAGCCCCTGCAATTGTTTTTGTCTCACTGGTGCTTTCCTTCACAATCCTGCCATATGGTGACTTTTTCTACCTTGGTTCTTTCACAGTTACACATTCCGAGGTCACTATAATTCTGCTATTTGGAATCATAGCCATTATGCCCATAGGAGAACTACTTGCCGGGATAAGCTCTGCTAACAAATATGCCCTTTTAGGGGCGCTCAGGGCAGTTGCCAAGGATGTCTCTTTTGAGATACCCATGATGCTCTCGGTACTTGCGATAGTTATGATGGCTTCTGCAAGAACAACAAGTTCGTTGAGCCTTGAGTCAATAATATCCAGTGAATTTCTTCCATACGGCATACTTGAGCCAATAGGTCTCTTCGTCTTTTTCATCTCCATGGTGGCGAGGGCCTCATACACGCCATTTGATCTGGGTGAAAGCGACAGCGAACTTGTTTCAGGTCACAGCACAGAATATTCCGGAATGAGGTTTGGAATGTTTTACATGGGTATGTTCGGAAGCATCTTCCTTGGATCACTTATAGTATCAATCCTCTACCTCGGAGGACCCAGCGGACCCTTTGAATCAAGCCTCGGATTCATCTGGCTTATAATCAAGGGTGCAATTCTTGTCCTTATATCATTTACAGTGTGGCTTGCTATGCCAAGAATACGTATTGACAAATTCATAAACTTCGGATGGAAGTACCTGATCCCAATTGCCATGATTAACCTGATCCTGGCAGGGATCATTACTCTGGGGTGGGGACTGTGA
- the nuoCD_1 gene encoding NADH-quinone oxidoreductase subunit C/D, with product MPSSEWVEMNFGPQHPSMHGVLRLKAKLDGEIVKEIEPVIGYLHRNAEKICEMTYFNDNLIYFDRMDYVGAMNMEVGYLEAAEKLLDISVSERVKWIRVIMAELSRIAAHLVWAGAYGLDLGMLTPFFHCFIEREKILTIFTEVSGSRQEVNYMCIGGVYQDITEKAISEIEDFVREFPKRLKDIYNMFTKNDIFLSRTKGIGILDKDLAISYAVTGPVLRASGVEYDIRKAEPYLVYDQVNFEVPVSYKGDNLARVLVRFEEMRQSLKIVDQAVKKIPDGPYFNPKAKKSLMIRMRGEGDVYARTESSKGEFGVYIVGDGGVKPYRVHVRSPTLRNLSVLPELSKDVMIADMIAISGTLDLVFGEIDR from the coding sequence ATGCCATCATCGGAGTGGGTCGAGATGAATTTCGGCCCGCAACATCCATCCATGCACGGAGTACTTCGCCTGAAGGCAAAACTTGACGGAGAAATAGTAAAGGAGATAGAGCCCGTAATTGGGTACCTTCACAGGAATGCAGAGAAAATATGTGAAATGACCTACTTCAATGACAATCTCATCTACTTTGACAGGATGGATTACGTTGGTGCCATGAATATGGAGGTTGGTTATCTCGAGGCTGCAGAAAAATTGCTCGACATATCGGTATCTGAAAGGGTAAAGTGGATACGTGTCATAATGGCTGAGCTGAGCAGGATAGCGGCTCACCTTGTTTGGGCAGGTGCATATGGCCTAGACCTAGGAATGCTTACCCCATTTTTCCACTGCTTCATTGAACGGGAAAAGATCCTCACAATATTCACGGAGGTCTCGGGATCAAGGCAGGAAGTCAACTACATGTGCATCGGAGGAGTGTACCAGGACATAACCGAGAAGGCAATCTCCGAAATAGAGGATTTTGTTAGGGAATTCCCTAAGAGACTCAAAGATATTTATAACATGTTCACTAAAAATGATATTTTCCTGTCCAGAACAAAGGGTATTGGTATACTTGACAAGGACCTTGCGATAAGTTATGCTGTTACAGGACCTGTTTTGAGGGCTTCCGGTGTTGAATATGATATCCGGAAGGCTGAACCTTACCTCGTTTATGATCAGGTTAATTTTGAAGTTCCTGTGTCATATAAGGGAGACAACCTGGCAAGGGTTCTGGTTAGATTCGAAGAGATGAGGCAGTCCCTGAAAATTGTGGATCAGGCTGTAAAGAAGATCCCAGACGGACCATACTTCAACCCGAAAGCAAAGAAGTCCCTCATGATAAGAATGCGAGGAGAAGGGGACGTTTATGCAAGAACAGAATCATCCAAGGGAGAGTTTGGCGTTTACATTGTTGGAGATGGTGGAGTAAAGCCCTATAGGGTACATGTAAGGAGCCCGACCCTGAGGAACCTTTCGGTATTGCCTGAACTTTCTAAGGACGTGATGATAGCCGATATGATCGCAATATCCGGCACTCTCGACCTTGTATTTGGGGAGATAGACAGATGA
- the nuoCD_2 gene encoding NADH-quinone oxidoreductase subunit C/D, protein MTYTVQIIAESIGKDGRKIIKVTRENFLDLMKDLKNQGFDHLSLITGVDRKDFMEVVYHLHSMKTNQYVVVKVETRDYRVPSVTSLWHSANWDEREQYDLLGIIFDGHPDLKRLFLPESWVGHPLRKNYDLKKVQYINMDEEGNDYATFDERGGW, encoded by the coding sequence GTGACATATACGGTTCAAATTATTGCGGAATCCATCGGGAAAGATGGAAGGAAAATAATAAAGGTAACCAGGGAGAATTTTCTTGATCTGATGAAAGACCTGAAGAACCAGGGGTTTGATCACCTTTCCCTCATAACGGGTGTTGACAGGAAAGATTTCATGGAAGTCGTGTACCACCTTCACTCCATGAAGACAAACCAGTATGTTGTTGTAAAGGTCGAGACCAGAGACTACAGAGTCCCAAGCGTTACGAGCTTGTGGCATAGCGCTAACTGGGATGAGAGGGAACAGTATGATCTTCTTGGAATAATATTCGACGGACACCCTGACCTGAAACGTCTCTTCCTTCCGGAAAGTTGGGTTGGACATCCCCTCAGGAAGAATTATGATTTAAAGAAAGTCCAGTACATAAACATGGATGAAGAGGGGAACGATTACGCTACATTCGACGAGAGAGGTGGATGGTGA